Proteins encoded within one genomic window of Trichoderma asperellum chromosome 2, complete sequence:
- a CDS encoding uncharacterized protein (EggNog:ENOG41) produces MVAHSLPSPPAEEKPTTLSRKGTGSSTKSVKPAHRTSKRAGSGAAAVHHHEQVTHSGMDGRHKRVWKACERCRMKKTKCDGEFPCKRCKDDGLVCTAGVRKKMEYKQLPRGYAEVLENTQFALIATVHKLYSMLRNNQTWDLGEPELNDRGQPVIHNIAQKLGCIRPNSDIDLPVHSVFPEDEAGMAELARQLEEQQHHDSEAQQKDTKETDSPMYNRTDRASSSELDHSDIELDYRRAAFGSHNPMTMSPQSYAGSADFEFSRSAPPDLDTTALFATQSPSLSTFPDWTIKATVPPEMTMQYFQQTGMFQGMSMMGPGLTGNDFGTIKPHVLSSVSNPSVMMGMSDPMIYSGYDDESMRL; encoded by the exons ATGGTAGCCCATAGTCTGCCTTCGCCTCCCGCGGAGGAAAAGCCCACCACATTATCCAGAAAGGGCACCGGTTCAAGTACAAAGTCTGTTAAGCCCGCCCACCGAACGTCAAAGCGTGCCGGCTCTGGCGCCGCTGCTGTGCACCACCACGAACAAGTCACACACTCTGGCATGGACGGAAGACATAAGCGTGTGTGGAAAGCCTGTGAGAGGTGTAgaatgaagaagacaaag TGCGATGGTGAATTCCCGTGTAAGAGGTGTAAGGACGATGGCCTCGTTTGCACCGCCGGTGTCCGCAAGAAGATGGAGTACAAGCAGCTACCTCGAGG ATACGCTGAAGTTCTCGAAAACACCCAATTCGCCCTCATTGCCACCGTCCACAAGCTGTATTCTATGCTTAGAAATAACCAGACCTGGGACCTTGGCGAGCCCGAGCTCAACGACCGTGGCCAGCCCGTGATCCACAACATTGCACAGAAGCTGGGATGCATCCGACCGAATAGCGACATCGATCTCCCCGTGCACTCAGTCTTCCCCGAAGACGAGGCCGGCATGGCTGAGCTGGCCCGGCAGCTGGAAGAGCAGCAACACCACGACTCCGAAGCCCAGCAGAAGGACACCAAGGAGACGGACTCGCCCATGTACAACCGCACCGACCGAGCCTCATCCTCAGAACTCGACCACTCCGACATCGAGCTCGACTACCGACGAGCAGCCTTTGGCAGCCACAACCCGATGACCATGTCTCCCCAGAGCTACGCCGGCAGCGCCGACTTCGAGTTCAGCCGCTCTGCACCCCCCGATCTCGACACCACTGCCCTGTTCGCCACTCAGTCACCGAGCCTCTCAACGTTCCCCGACTGGACGATCAAAGCCACCGTACCCCCTGAGATGACCATGCAGTACTTCCAGCAGACGGGCATGTTCCAAGGCATGAGCATGATGGGTCCTGGCCTCACTGGAAACGACTTTGGGACTATCAAGCCCCATGTGCTCTCTTCGGTGTCCAACCCCAGTGTCATGATGGGCATGAGCGATCCCATGATCTATAGTGGCTACGACGATGAGTCGATGCGACTATAA
- a CDS encoding uncharacterized protein (TransMembrane:1 (i133-150o)), whose product MRKGIYANRPVRMRQKEVHCIEGRNIELRRIQAKDCFVRRKATLLRSTAVQKSCRTRQKDSDVNLSRQASRAIPPILNPDPDKESALRFRASLELLRRNMHSRKRSSQADFIAKMKLGRETFFHNCRTWQRPVFLFQYCVFFCCRLLLFGKTPPMF is encoded by the coding sequence atgaggaaGGGCATCTATGCGAACAGGCCAGTAAGGATGAGGCAGAAGGAAGTTCACTGCATCGAAGGAAGAAACATTGAGCTCCGACGGATTCAAGCGAAGGATTGTTTCGTCCGTCGGAAAGCCACGCTCTTGCGCAGCACAGCTGTTCAGAAGAGCTGCAGAACTCGGCAAAAGGATTCCGATGTCAACCTATCACGGCAGGCATCGCGCGCCATTCCGCCAATCTTGAATCCTGATCCAGATAAAGAAAGTGCTCTAAGGTTTAGAGCTTCCTTGGAGCTCTTGAGAAGAAATATGCACAGTAGAAAAcgaagcagccaagcagaTTTCATTGCCAAGATGAAGCTAGGAAGGGAAACTTTTTTTCACAACTGCCGCACCTGGCAAAGGCcggtttttttatttcaatattgtgtttttttttgctgtcgCCTCTTGCTCTTTGGTAAGACGCCACCGATGTTTTAG